The following proteins come from a genomic window of Paramicrobacterium humi:
- a CDS encoding DUF6412 domain-containing protein, producing the protein MLQYLEILTRFLTAAFELSASQHTLWQFALLAAIGLAGGAVLVYARTSLVLAALVFGARPPERIVPPRDIARLLSQSAPDAAGKPQPRAPGAGVPAVA; encoded by the coding sequence GTGCTGCAGTACCTCGAGATTCTCACGCGGTTCCTCACCGCGGCGTTCGAGCTGTCCGCAAGCCAGCACACGCTCTGGCAGTTCGCGCTCCTCGCCGCGATCGGCCTCGCCGGCGGCGCCGTTCTCGTCTACGCGCGCACGAGCCTCGTTCTCGCGGCCCTCGTCTTCGGCGCACGCCCGCCCGAGCGCATCGTCCCCCCGCGCGACATCGCCCGACTTCTTTCGCAGAGCGCTCCGGATGCCGCGGGCAAGCCGCAGCCGCGAGCACCGGGTGCCGGCGTCCCGGCCGTCGCCTGA
- a CDS encoding endo alpha-1,4 polygalactosaminidase — translation MSRRVACAALGVAVLLTGCTSDQTPSGPDQSERMPRSSAAVALPPPGPFDYQLGGPYAPSEGVGTVVRDSTAPTLNDAYNVCYVNAFQTQPGKADDWSGLVLVDAGEPVMDPDWPDEAVLDTSTAASREAIAGRLAPVLEGCADAGFDAVEFDNLDSYQRSNGLLSTADNAALADALIGIAHGLGLAAAQKNAAELLGERLDFDFAITEECGAFDECAVFEKRYDRVLDIEYAPDAFHAACEAGALPDDAILRDVDLVADADGAYAYEKC, via the coding sequence ATGAGCCGCCGGGTCGCTTGCGCCGCACTGGGCGTCGCCGTTCTCCTCACCGGCTGCACGTCCGATCAGACGCCCTCCGGCCCCGACCAGAGCGAGCGGATGCCGCGATCGTCGGCAGCTGTCGCGCTCCCGCCGCCCGGACCCTTCGACTATCAGCTCGGCGGCCCGTACGCTCCGTCGGAGGGCGTCGGCACGGTCGTGCGCGACAGCACCGCTCCCACACTGAATGATGCGTACAATGTCTGCTACGTCAACGCCTTCCAGACCCAGCCTGGGAAAGCGGACGACTGGAGTGGCCTCGTCCTCGTCGATGCGGGTGAGCCCGTCATGGATCCGGACTGGCCGGACGAGGCCGTCCTCGACACGTCGACGGCCGCTTCACGCGAAGCGATAGCCGGACGGCTCGCACCGGTGCTCGAGGGCTGCGCCGACGCGGGCTTCGACGCGGTCGAGTTCGACAACCTCGATTCGTACCAGCGGTCGAACGGTCTGTTGAGCACGGCCGATAACGCGGCCCTCGCCGATGCGCTCATCGGCATCGCTCACGGTCTGGGACTCGCGGCGGCGCAGAAGAACGCCGCCGAGCTGCTCGGTGAACGGCTCGACTTCGACTTCGCGATCACCGAGGAGTGCGGGGCGTTCGACGAATGCGCCGTCTTCGAGAAGCGCTACGATCGGGTGCTCGACATCGAGTACGCGCCGGATGCCTTTCATGCGGCGTGCGAAGCGGGCGCCCTCCCCGACGACGCCATTCTCCGCGACGTCGATCTCGTTGCCGACGCCGACGGCGCGTACGCCTACGAGAAGTGTTGA
- a CDS encoding rhodanese-related sulfurtransferase translates to MAIPKILLYYAFTPLADPEAIRLWQRDLCESLGLRGRILISKDGINGTVGGDLGAVKRYLRKTREYPAFKNLDVKWSEGTGLDDDGLSLDFPRLSVKVRDEIVSFGAPGELEVDESGVVGGGIRLSPEEVNALVAERGDEVVFFDGRNAFEAEIGRFRNAIVPDVENTRDFVDVLDSGAYDGLKDKPVVTYCTGGVRCEVLSSLMRKRGFTEVYQVDGGIARYGEAFADDGLWEGSLYVFDKRMSLAFSDKAAVIGRCCVCEGATAHMQNCADPACRTQLVVCDEHAASAPLCVEHAAHSSS, encoded by the coding sequence GTGGCCATCCCGAAGATCCTGCTCTACTACGCCTTCACTCCGCTCGCTGACCCCGAGGCGATTCGGCTGTGGCAGCGGGACCTGTGCGAGTCGCTCGGGCTGCGCGGGCGCATCCTGATCTCGAAGGACGGCATCAACGGCACGGTCGGCGGCGACCTCGGCGCAGTCAAGCGGTACTTGCGCAAGACGCGGGAGTACCCGGCGTTCAAGAACCTCGACGTGAAGTGGTCGGAAGGCACCGGTCTCGACGATGACGGGTTGAGCCTCGACTTCCCGAGGCTGAGCGTCAAGGTGCGCGACGAGATCGTGTCGTTCGGCGCTCCAGGCGAGCTCGAGGTCGACGAGAGCGGCGTCGTCGGCGGCGGCATCCGGCTCTCGCCCGAGGAGGTGAACGCGCTCGTCGCGGAACGCGGTGACGAGGTCGTGTTCTTCGACGGTCGCAACGCCTTCGAGGCGGAGATCGGCCGGTTCCGGAACGCCATCGTGCCCGACGTCGAGAACACGCGCGACTTCGTCGACGTGCTGGATTCTGGCGCGTACGACGGGCTGAAGGACAAGCCGGTCGTGACGTACTGCACGGGCGGTGTCCGCTGCGAGGTGCTCTCGAGCCTCATGCGCAAGCGCGGCTTCACCGAGGTGTACCAGGTCGACGGCGGAATCGCCCGATACGGCGAGGCGTTCGCCGACGACGGGCTGTGGGAGGGCTCGCTCTACGTGTTCGACAAGCGCATGTCGCTCGCGTTCTCAGACAAGGCCGCCGTCATCGGCCGCTGCTGCGTCTGCGAGGGCGCGACGGCGCACATGCAGAACTGCGCGGACCCCGCATGCCGGACGCAGCTCGTGGTGTGCGATGAGCACGCGGCATCCGCTCCCCTGTGCGTGGAGCACGCGGCTCACTCGTCGTCGTAG
- a CDS encoding YidC/Oxa1 family membrane protein insertase, whose amino-acid sequence MNLYEFAPIAALINIAHTVLTFLSDLLTPLAGGASAALAVVLLTVIVRTLLIPVGRSQVKAQIDRQRLAPQLAELQKKYKRKPELLQRKTMELYQKEKVSPLAGCLPMLAQTPVLMAVYGLFILHTIGGKANDLLTHTVFGVQLGDSLVHQISTGTVALASALLYAAIVLIIAVVAQASRSLLMPATPPAAARPEPAPGMPQLPDMTKITKVLSFMPFMTAIVATFVPLAAAIYLLVTVSWTLGERIILRKVLGADKPAEGTDAAGAAPQPA is encoded by the coding sequence ATGAACCTCTACGAATTCGCGCCCATCGCGGCGCTCATCAACATCGCCCATACCGTCCTCACGTTCCTGAGCGACCTGCTCACCCCGCTCGCCGGTGGCGCGAGCGCCGCCCTCGCCGTCGTGCTGCTCACCGTCATCGTGCGCACGCTGCTCATTCCCGTCGGTCGCTCCCAGGTGAAGGCGCAGATCGACAGGCAGCGGCTTGCCCCGCAGCTCGCCGAACTGCAGAAGAAGTACAAGAGGAAGCCCGAGCTGCTGCAGCGCAAGACCATGGAGCTGTATCAGAAGGAGAAGGTCTCTCCCCTGGCCGGCTGCCTGCCGATGCTCGCGCAGACCCCCGTGCTCATGGCCGTATACGGACTGTTCATCCTGCACACCATCGGCGGCAAGGCCAACGACCTGCTCACACACACGGTGTTCGGCGTGCAGCTCGGCGACAGCCTCGTCCATCAGATCTCGACCGGCACCGTCGCCCTCGCCTCTGCTCTCCTCTACGCGGCGATCGTGCTGATCATCGCCGTCGTCGCCCAGGCATCGCGCTCGCTGCTCATGCCAGCGACGCCGCCCGCCGCTGCCCGTCCCGAGCCGGCGCCCGGCATGCCGCAGCTGCCCGACATGACCAAGATCACGAAGGTGCTGAGCTTCATGCCGTTCATGACCGCGATCGTGGCGACCTTCGTGCCTCTCGCGGCCGCGATCTACCTGCTCGTGACGGTCTCGTGGACGCTCGGCGAGCGCATCATCCTGCGCAAAGTTCTCGGCGCCGACAAGCCGGCAGAGGGAACGGATGCCGCCGGCGCGGCGCCGCAGCCGGCATAG
- a CDS encoding FtsK/SpoIIIE domain-containing protein produces the protein MKLKLTLARSANPSADIVVTADATATVGDVARAIVDSDPLGTGATLPTERLTLAVAPPGGASLVELDPALPIGEAPVGSGFDARVVHAEAYRPRGSAAAPIAVLRVESGPDAGLEVPLPHGSSTIGRDPASTVHLTDPLVSKRHARLEIDESSIELVDLNSANGIVIDGGLVTRVALGHGEPVVLGDSELRVSLLGTGSTVSGEHVLERGGSLRFNRSPRVEVRYNERSYPVPEVPTESDPPSFSWIMILAPVVMGVVMFAATRSPIVLTIVFLSPLMMLGNVLGQKSGGKKRLKKMVEEFEVQLEELEEQLLHEQPREREARLAEAPSVAEVYSQAHELGPMLWTRRPEHWNFLDVRIGLGRMPSRNTIAKNDTGRGLPAYTRMVDRLREKTEFIDDVPVVENLHLAGALGICGTPTNVADTARALAVQYAGLHSPAEVAFAAILSPASTPEFDWMKWLPHTASPHSPLEGVHLADSATTGTSILNSLEELIAMRVEEKDRTMRGAQSPAKAASHRGGKIGGDGDRNAKGVPDAALIVFVDNNAPVDRARLVQVVERAADARIYPIWMAPTVEAIPASCRTFVEVHDSLEDAVVGFVRTAQRIEGVRIEGVSAEYASVLAKRLSPVVDASAVVADSSDLPRTVSLVTLLGEDLASDPSAVVERWMQNNSVHDRSGAPPVARKRAGTLRALIGQGSPDAMHLDLRTQGPHALVGGTTGSGKSEFLQAWVLGMAAEYSPDRVTFLFVDYKGGSAFAECVNLPHCVGLVTDLSPHLVRRALTSLRAELHHREHLLNRKKAKDLLELEKRGDPECPPALVLVIDEFAALAGEVPEFVDGVVDIAQRGRSLGIHLIMATQRPAGVIKDNLRANTNLRVALRMADENDSTDVVGDKVAGGFDPSIPGRGIAKTGPGRLIPFQSGYAGGWTSSEPEPVTVLVSELRFGAEVRWEVETVGDPDIEHADLGPNDQTRLVQTMISGSDIARIPAPRRPWLDELETTIEILSLDQASDSEIAFAMVDRPELQEQQTATFVPDRDGHLAIFGTSGSGKSAALRSLAVAAGLNRTGGPVHVYGLDFGTGGLRMLESLPHVGSVVTGDDHERVTRLLSTIRETIDDRSRRYSDCNASNIVEYRQIANRPDEPRILLVLDGFPAFKDDYDTGLGRSAYYNMLVQFLGEGRPLGVHVIFTADRAMSVPTAVSSNIQRRIVLRLADETGYLMFDVAKDILDAGSAPGRAIIDGYEAQIAVPGGTANVSEQSKALEEISAQIRALGRAPAPAVGQLPREIALAELPATVGSQPVLGVADETLAPVGFEPYGTFLVAGPPASGKTNAVLALTQSLLRANPAAKPFFFGSRRSALRDAMPWVESALNPEAAMELAGELTTLVNDEEVTNPLVIVVDAVAEFQGGAADSAMTELVKAVNRSDHTLLTDGDVSALSAGWGLVAEVKAARKGIVLMPDTYDGDSVFKVPFPRISRNESPPGRGFAVAGASVKKVHLPLAD, from the coding sequence GTGAAGCTCAAGCTCACCCTCGCGCGCTCTGCCAACCCGAGTGCCGACATCGTCGTCACCGCCGACGCGACGGCAACGGTCGGCGACGTCGCTCGCGCCATCGTCGACTCCGACCCGCTCGGCACGGGCGCGACACTGCCCACGGAGCGCCTGACTCTCGCCGTCGCCCCTCCCGGCGGCGCGTCGCTCGTCGAGCTCGATCCCGCCCTGCCCATCGGTGAGGCGCCCGTCGGCTCCGGCTTTGACGCTCGCGTCGTGCACGCCGAGGCGTATCGCCCGCGCGGCAGCGCGGCGGCTCCGATCGCGGTTCTGCGAGTCGAGTCGGGTCCGGATGCCGGCCTCGAAGTGCCGCTGCCGCACGGCAGCAGCACAATCGGCCGCGACCCGGCGAGCACCGTTCACTTGACCGACCCGCTCGTGTCGAAGCGGCACGCACGACTCGAGATCGACGAGAGCTCGATCGAGCTCGTCGACCTCAACTCCGCGAACGGCATCGTCATCGACGGCGGCCTCGTCACGCGCGTGGCACTCGGGCACGGCGAACCCGTGGTTCTCGGGGACAGCGAGCTGCGCGTCTCGCTTCTCGGCACCGGCTCAACCGTGTCGGGCGAGCATGTGCTCGAGCGCGGCGGCTCGCTGCGCTTCAACCGCTCGCCGCGCGTCGAGGTGCGTTACAACGAGCGCAGCTACCCCGTGCCGGAGGTCCCGACCGAATCGGATCCGCCGTCGTTCTCGTGGATCATGATCCTCGCCCCCGTCGTGATGGGCGTCGTGATGTTCGCGGCCACGCGCAGCCCGATCGTGCTGACGATCGTGTTCCTCTCCCCCCTCATGATGCTCGGCAACGTTCTCGGGCAGAAGAGCGGCGGAAAGAAACGGCTCAAGAAGATGGTCGAGGAGTTCGAAGTGCAGCTCGAGGAGCTCGAGGAGCAGCTCCTGCACGAGCAGCCCCGCGAACGCGAGGCGCGCCTGGCCGAGGCGCCCTCAGTGGCCGAGGTGTACTCGCAGGCGCACGAGCTCGGGCCCATGCTCTGGACGAGACGGCCGGAGCACTGGAACTTCCTCGACGTGCGCATCGGCCTCGGCCGCATGCCGAGCCGCAACACGATAGCGAAGAACGACACCGGCAGGGGCCTTCCCGCCTACACGCGCATGGTCGACAGGCTCCGCGAGAAGACCGAGTTCATCGACGACGTTCCCGTCGTCGAGAACCTGCACCTCGCCGGAGCGCTCGGCATCTGCGGCACGCCAACCAACGTCGCCGACACCGCCCGCGCCCTCGCCGTGCAGTATGCGGGGCTGCACTCCCCCGCCGAGGTCGCCTTCGCCGCGATCCTCAGCCCCGCGTCGACGCCGGAGTTCGACTGGATGAAGTGGCTGCCGCACACCGCGTCGCCGCACAGCCCGCTCGAGGGCGTGCACCTCGCCGACAGCGCGACGACGGGCACCAGCATCCTGAACTCGCTCGAAGAACTCATCGCGATGCGCGTCGAGGAGAAGGACCGCACGATGCGCGGGGCGCAGTCGCCGGCGAAGGCCGCTTCGCACCGCGGCGGAAAGATCGGCGGGGACGGCGACCGGAATGCGAAGGGTGTTCCGGATGCCGCTCTCATCGTGTTCGTCGACAACAACGCGCCCGTCGACCGCGCTCGCCTCGTGCAAGTGGTCGAGCGGGCGGCCGACGCGCGCATCTATCCGATCTGGATGGCGCCGACCGTCGAGGCGATTCCCGCCTCGTGCCGCACGTTCGTCGAGGTGCACGACAGCCTCGAGGACGCCGTCGTCGGATTCGTGCGCACGGCCCAGCGGATCGAGGGCGTGCGCATCGAGGGCGTCTCGGCCGAGTACGCCAGTGTGCTCGCGAAGCGGCTCTCACCGGTCGTCGACGCGAGCGCCGTCGTCGCCGACTCGAGCGACCTGCCGCGCACGGTCTCGCTCGTGACCCTGCTCGGTGAGGATCTGGCGTCGGATCCGTCAGCCGTCGTCGAACGATGGATGCAGAACAATTCGGTGCACGACCGCAGCGGCGCGCCGCCGGTGGCCCGCAAGCGCGCCGGAACGCTCCGTGCGCTCATCGGCCAAGGCTCGCCCGACGCGATGCACCTCGACCTGCGCACCCAGGGACCCCACGCCCTCGTGGGAGGCACGACGGGTTCGGGAAAGTCGGAGTTCCTGCAGGCGTGGGTGCTCGGCATGGCCGCGGAGTACAGCCCCGATCGTGTGACCTTCCTCTTCGTCGACTACAAAGGCGGCTCGGCGTTCGCCGAATGTGTCAACCTGCCGCACTGCGTCGGCCTCGTCACCGACCTGAGCCCGCACCTCGTGCGCCGGGCGCTCACGAGCCTGCGCGCGGAGCTGCACCACCGCGAGCACCTGCTCAACCGCAAGAAGGCAAAGGATCTCCTCGAGCTCGAGAAGCGCGGCGACCCCGAGTGCCCGCCCGCGCTCGTGCTTGTCATCGACGAGTTCGCCGCGCTCGCCGGTGAAGTGCCCGAATTCGTCGACGGCGTCGTCGACATCGCTCAGCGCGGGCGCTCGCTCGGCATCCATCTCATCATGGCGACGCAGCGACCGGCCGGAGTGATCAAGGACAACCTGCGGGCGAACACGAACCTCCGAGTGGCGCTGCGCATGGCCGACGAGAACGACAGCACCGACGTCGTCGGCGACAAGGTCGCGGGGGGATTCGACCCGTCGATCCCTGGCCGCGGCATCGCCAAGACCGGTCCCGGGCGGCTCATCCCGTTCCAGTCGGGCTACGCCGGCGGGTGGACCAGCAGCGAGCCCGAGCCGGTGACGGTGCTCGTCTCGGAGCTGCGGTTCGGCGCCGAGGTGCGCTGGGAGGTCGAGACCGTCGGCGACCCCGACATCGAGCACGCCGACCTCGGCCCGAACGATCAGACCCGCCTCGTGCAGACGATGATCTCCGGGTCCGATATCGCCCGGATCCCGGCTCCCCGGCGTCCGTGGCTCGATGAGCTGGAGACGACGATCGAGATCCTCTCGCTCGACCAGGCCAGCGACAGCGAGATCGCCTTCGCCATGGTCGACCGGCCGGAGCTCCAGGAGCAGCAGACCGCGACGTTCGTTCCCGATCGCGACGGACATCTCGCGATCTTCGGCACCTCCGGGTCCGGCAAGAGCGCAGCGCTGCGGAGCCTCGCCGTCGCCGCCGGGCTGAACCGCACGGGCGGTCCCGTCCACGTGTACGGGCTCGACTTCGGCACCGGCGGTCTGCGCATGCTGGAATCGCTGCCGCATGTCGGATCGGTCGTGACCGGCGACGATCACGAGCGCGTGACAAGGCTGCTGTCCACGATTCGGGAGACGATCGACGATCGTTCGAGGCGCTACTCCGACTGCAATGCGAGCAACATCGTCGAGTACCGCCAGATCGCGAACCGGCCGGACGAGCCTCGGATCCTTCTCGTGCTCGACGGCTTTCCGGCGTTCAAGGACGACTACGACACGGGCCTCGGCCGGTCGGCGTACTACAACATGCTCGTGCAGTTCCTCGGCGAAGGGCGCCCGCTCGGTGTCCACGTGATCTTCACTGCCGACCGCGCGATGTCCGTGCCGACCGCCGTGAGCTCGAACATCCAGCGGCGCATCGTGCTCCGCCTCGCCGACGAGACCGGTTACCTCATGTTCGATGTTGCGAAGGACATCCTCGACGCCGGCTCTGCCCCGGGCCGGGCGATCATCGACGGCTACGAGGCGCAGATCGCGGTTCCCGGCGGAACCGCCAACGTGTCCGAGCAGTCGAAGGCGCTCGAGGAGATCTCCGCACAGATCCGCGCCCTCGGCCGCGCGCCTGCACCGGCCGTCGGTCAGCTGCCGCGCGAGATCGCTCTCGCGGAGCTCCCGGCGACGGTCGGCTCGCAGCCGGTGCTCGGCGTCGCGGACGAGACGCTCGCACCCGTCGGCTTCGAACCATACGGCACCTTCCTCGTCGCCGGCCCGCCGGCGAGCGGGAAGACAAACGCCGTACTGGCCCTCACTCAGTCGCTCCTGCGTGCGAACCCGGCGGCGAAGCCGTTCTTCTTCGGCAGCCGACGCTCGGCCCTCAGGGATGCGATGCCGTGGGTGGAGTCCGCACTCAACCCCGAGGCTGCGATGGAGCTCGCCGGGGAGCTCACGACGCTCGTGAACGACGAGGAAGTCACGAATCCGCTCGTGATCGTCGTCGACGCCGTCGCCGAATTCCAGGGCGGCGCCGCCGACTCCGCCATGACCGAGCTCGTGAAGGCCGTGAACCGCAGCGATCACACTCTCCTCACCGACGGCGATGTCAGCGCCCTCTCGGCCGGCTGGGGTCTCGTCGCTGAGGTCAAGGCAGCGCGAAAGGGTATCGTGCTCATGCCCGACACGTATGACGGTGATTCGGTGTTCAAGGTGCCGTTCCCGCGCATCAGCCGCAACGAATCCCCTCCCGGCCGCGGGTTCGCCGTTGCGGGGGCATCCGTCAAGAAGGTGCACTTGCCGCTCGCGGACTGA
- a CDS encoding WXG100 family type VII secretion target yields the protein MNDISLTPESMRSTATKLDGGQGEIKGLLTKLQSEVNSLLGSNFVTQKASPAFGEGYNKLNSSMNQAVDGITQMTGALRNMAQSAEEWDASNAR from the coding sequence ATGAACGACATCAGCCTCACTCCGGAGTCCATGCGGTCGACCGCCACCAAGCTTGATGGCGGCCAGGGCGAGATCAAGGGTCTGCTCACGAAGCTGCAGAGCGAGGTCAACTCGCTCCTCGGCAGCAACTTCGTCACCCAGAAGGCATCCCCCGCCTTTGGCGAGGGCTACAACAAGCTCAACTCGAGCATGAACCAGGCCGTGGACGGCATCACGCAGATGACCGGCGCGCTGCGCAACATGGCCCAGTCCGCTGAAGAGTGGGACGCGTCGAACGCCCGCTGA
- a CDS encoding RDD family protein, whose translation MSVTLEAEEPQPIPGVDSEGRPDPAYAERLGLVPAPPVRRSLAFLIDAAFGLLLLLPALIAFVPFVARFVGEAVTAQAVFGQADILAVIIVTASSWLLYSVYVVVQLALHGRTGYTIGKRVLGIRSVNVARFDRPGFWRIVARAAVLAAANSIVPLVGALVLLCSPAWSARGRGWLDVIGGNWMIDVRHGLDPFDAKALRHARRAVEAEPVAEATRLPSLASGSADSAPFLLATRSRAGVVGAPAGVTPAEGPAPTPPPAVPGSATASVPPVPVPPPLPPSPQPVASAPAPALTALLVLDDGSTHEVRGRGILGRDPSPRQATRVDSVVAVHDESRSLSKTHIDFTVVDGGLAITDRQSTNGTSLRTIDGTVTAVEPGATVTARWNDIVQLGDRWFRVAGSPDPRVES comes from the coding sequence GTGAGCGTCACGTTGGAGGCCGAGGAGCCGCAGCCGATACCGGGTGTCGATTCCGAGGGGCGCCCCGACCCCGCGTACGCCGAACGGCTCGGTCTCGTACCCGCGCCGCCGGTTCGGCGCAGCCTCGCGTTCCTGATCGACGCCGCATTCGGGCTGCTCCTTCTTCTCCCCGCGCTGATAGCTTTCGTGCCGTTCGTCGCGCGGTTCGTCGGCGAGGCTGTCACCGCGCAGGCGGTCTTCGGCCAGGCCGACATCCTCGCGGTCATCATCGTGACGGCGAGCAGCTGGCTGCTGTATTCCGTCTATGTCGTGGTGCAGCTGGCTCTGCACGGCCGCACGGGCTACACGATCGGCAAGCGCGTGCTCGGCATCCGCTCCGTCAACGTCGCCCGCTTCGACCGGCCCGGGTTCTGGCGCATCGTTGCACGCGCCGCCGTGCTCGCCGCCGCGAACAGCATCGTGCCACTCGTCGGAGCGCTGGTTCTGCTGTGCTCGCCGGCGTGGTCCGCGCGCGGCCGCGGCTGGCTCGATGTCATCGGCGGCAACTGGATGATCGACGTGCGGCACGGTCTCGACCCCTTCGACGCGAAGGCGCTGCGCCACGCGCGCCGGGCCGTCGAGGCCGAACCTGTCGCGGAGGCGACACGGCTGCCGTCGCTGGCGAGCGGAAGCGCCGACAGTGCGCCGTTCCTTCTCGCCACTCGCTCCCGCGCGGGCGTCGTCGGCGCTCCGGCAGGCGTGACACCGGCTGAAGGCCCGGCCCCGACTCCCCCGCCAGCGGTTCCCGGGTCCGCAACGGCATCGGTGCCACCGGTTCCCGTCCCTCCGCCGCTCCCACCGTCACCGCAGCCGGTCGCTTCGGCGCCCGCGCCTGCGCTCACGGCGCTCCTCGTTCTCGACGACGGCAGCACGCACGAGGTCCGCGGTCGCGGCATCCTCGGCCGGGACCCGAGCCCGCGCCAGGCGACGCGCGTCGACAGCGTCGTCGCCGTGCACGACGAGTCCCGATCGCTCTCGAAGACCCACATCGACTTCACCGTCGTCGACGGCGGCCTCGCCATCACCGACCGGCAGTCGACGAACGGCACCTCGCTGCGCACGATCGACGGCACCGTGACGGCCGTCGAGCCCGGCGCGACGGTGACCGCGCGCTGGAACGACATCGTTCAGCTCGGCGACCGCTGGTTCCGGGTCGCCGGATCCCCCGACCCGAGAGTGGAATCGTGA
- a CDS encoding YbhB/YbcL family Raf kinase inhibitor-like protein — protein sequence MFDYDPYAQLDAVPAFAVESDDLDPDLPLKAPQYSASAGGSDTSPQLSWSGFPPETKSFAVTAYDPDAPTGSGFWHWAVFNIPAEVTSLPSGAGAADSGLLPEGAITLPNELREPAFTGAAPPEGTGVHRYFFVVHAVDVPSLDIDAQSTPAVLGFNLHFHTLARGILKGIGEFGGAA from the coding sequence ATGTTCGATTACGACCCGTACGCCCAGCTCGACGCGGTGCCCGCGTTCGCCGTCGAGAGCGATGACCTCGACCCGGACCTTCCGCTCAAGGCGCCGCAGTATTCGGCCTCAGCCGGCGGTTCAGACACGTCGCCGCAGCTGTCGTGGTCGGGATTCCCGCCCGAGACGAAGAGCTTCGCGGTCACCGCATACGATCCCGACGCTCCCACCGGCTCCGGATTCTGGCACTGGGCCGTGTTCAACATTCCCGCCGAGGTGACGTCGCTGCCCTCGGGTGCCGGCGCTGCCGACTCGGGTCTCCTGCCGGAGGGAGCGATCACGCTTCCCAACGAACTGCGCGAGCCCGCGTTCACGGGAGCCGCGCCTCCCGAGGGGACAGGCGTGCACCGTTACTTCTTCGTCGTGCACGCGGTCGACGTGCCCTCGCTCGACATCGACGCGCAGTCCACGCCCGCGGTGCTCGGCTTCAACCTGCACTTCCACACGCTCGCGCGCGGCATCCTCAAGGGCATCGGCGAGTTCGGCGGCGCTGCGTGA
- a CDS encoding ABC transporter permease, with product MTPLRTLATTGRVLTQIRHDPRTIALLLIVPSLLIGLVAWIFDETDVFVVIGPAMLALFPFIVMFLVTSIATLRERRSGTLERLLAMPLGKGDFILGYALAFGLLAVIQTAIAVAYAVWVCGLEIEGSTGLLFVVAIADGLLGTALGLAASAFARTEFQVVQFMPVFVFPQILLGGIFLPRDQLPDVLEVIGDWMPLSHAIDALTAVSTGDEDAGYVWLRVLFIGCWVVGAIVLASITLRRRTP from the coding sequence ATGACCCCGCTGCGCACCCTCGCCACGACGGGGCGCGTTCTGACGCAGATCCGTCACGACCCGCGGACGATCGCCCTGCTGCTGATCGTGCCGAGCCTGCTGATCGGCCTCGTCGCGTGGATCTTCGACGAGACCGACGTGTTCGTCGTGATCGGGCCGGCCATGCTCGCGCTGTTCCCGTTCATCGTGATGTTTCTCGTCACGAGCATCGCGACCCTGCGCGAACGCCGCAGCGGCACGCTCGAGCGGCTGCTTGCGATGCCGCTCGGCAAGGGCGACTTCATTCTCGGCTACGCGCTCGCGTTCGGGCTGCTCGCCGTCATCCAGACGGCCATCGCCGTCGCGTACGCCGTGTGGGTGTGCGGGCTCGAGATCGAGGGGTCGACGGGGCTGCTGTTCGTCGTCGCGATCGCCGACGGCCTGCTCGGCACGGCGCTCGGGCTCGCGGCGAGCGCGTTCGCGCGCACGGAGTTCCAGGTGGTGCAGTTCATGCCGGTCTTCGTGTTCCCGCAGATCCTGCTCGGCGGAATCTTCCTTCCCCGCGACCAGCTGCCCGACGTGCTCGAGGTCATCGGCGACTGGATGCCGCTCTCGCACGCGATCGACGCTCTCACCGCCGTCTCGACCGGTGATGAGGACGCGGGCTACGTGTGGCTGCGGGTGCTGTTCATCGGCTGCTGGGTCGTCGGCGCGATCGTGCTCGCCTCCATCACGCTGCGCCGTCGCACGCCGTAG